The DNA window CTTCTGGGTCGGGTCGGTCCACGTCGGCGAGCTCTGAATGGTGGACACCTGCTGCTGGACGAACTGGTCTCCGGCCGAGACGTTGTACTGGTGCGTCGTGAGCTGGCTGCCAAGCCAGTTGGCGATGTTGGAAGGGGAACTGACGGGCCCTTCCATGTTGTTGGCTTCGTTGGCGGCCAGCCACGCGAATTTCGGTGCGGTGCTGGGGGTCTGCAGATTCGTGCCCAGCTGCGACAGCGGCAGCAGGTGGGTCTGCAGGTAGGCCGGGGTGTTGTTGTAGACGTAGCTGAATTGGGCGAAGGGCAGTTCGTCGACGGCGTAGTTGCCCGACGACGTGATGGCACCCGGGTAGGGCATGCTCTGCGCGTAGCCGGCCCACGACACGCCCGACTGATCCATTTCCTGCATGAGGCTGGGCGCGTTGATGGAGTTCGACGTCGGGTTGTAGTCGATGCCGAAATCCGACCCGCCCATGATCCGGAAGTAGTTGGGGTTGCTGGGGTGGCCCAGCGCGTAGTAGTTGTCCGCATACCCGTAGGTGTTGATCAGGGCGTTGATGTAGGGCGCGTTGGGGCTGCCGATGATGTCGCCGACGCCGTGGTTCTCCATGTAGATCAGGAACACGTGGTCGAGTTGGCCGACGTGGGACGTCGGCACGGTGAGCGGCGCGGCGGTGAGGCTGGGATCGCCGACGGTGAACGACAGGTTGTCGGCGTAGGCGTTGTTGTAGTGGCCCAGGATCGGGTTGTGGTCGGCGAAGGTCGCGGTCACCACCGCGGAGGTGGTGCCCACCGGGATCGTGCCGGAGATGTCTCGTGGCTGAAACCCGGTGAGTCCCAGGCGATCCAGCGCGGTCACCGACCCGGTCGAGCCGGTGCCCAGAACGACCCCGTTGGCGCTGAGGAAGGTGACCTTCAGCGAGGCCGACGACGGGTCCAGCAGGTAGCCGCCGAGCATTCCACTCAGCGTGTACGGCGTTGTGCCGGTGTCGATTCTGCTGAGCGCGCCGCTGAGGTCGACGGTCTGGCTGATCGACGACGTGCCCACGGGTCCGCCGCCGGCGAAGTTGTTGCCGCCGCCCGGGGGCGCGATGCCCGGGAAGCCCAGGGCGCGCGGCAGATCCGGGAACGGCGACGCCGTCGGCGACGGATAGCCGCGCGGGGTGCCGTAGGCGATCACGGTCGGGGTGCCGGTCACCGTCCAGCCCGGGATGGTCACCGAGCTGAAGCCCGACCCGGACGGGTCGGCGATCTCGAAGCCGGGATTGACCAGCAAGTTCTGGCTCATCGGCAAGCCGGGGACACCGTTGCGGCCGAACAGCAGCCCGCCGGCCCCGATGGTGCCGGGGCCGCCCAGCAGCGCGAGGGTCGCGGCGTTGCCGCCGTTGCCGCCGTTGCCGCCGTCGCCGATCAGGAAGGCATTGCCGCCGGTCCCGCCGCCTCCGCCGCTGTAGCCGGGGGCGGCGTCGGCGCCGGCCCCGCCGGAACCGCCGTTGCCCAGCAGCGTCCCGCCGCCCCCGCCGTGGCCGCCCGCCCCGCCGGTGCCCGTTGCGGCGAATCCGCCTGTCCCGCCGGCCCCGCCGCAGCCCAGCAGGATCGCGTTGCCGCCGGCCCCGCCCTGCCCGCCGGGGCCCGCTGCAACACCACCCGCGGCGCCGCCTGCGCCACCGGTGCCTCCGGAGCCCAGCCAACCGGCGCTACCGCCGGCCCCGCCGAGGCCCCCGCCACCGCCAGCGGCTCCGGTCGCCAGCACCGATCCGCCGGTCCCGCCGGTCCCGCCGCTGCCGATCAGCGCGCCGCCGGCCCCACCGGCGCCACCGGCCCCGCCGGTGCCGTCATTGCTGGAACCACCGTCGCCGCCGGCCCCGCCGCTACCGAACAGCGGGCCGCCGCTGCCGCCGACCCCGCCGGTCCCGCCATCGGACTGGATCGACGACCCGCCGACCCCGCCCGCGCCCCCGCCGGCGCCGACCAGCCCGCTGAGCGGCCCGCCCGCCCCGCCGGCCCCGCCGGCGCCGGGGCGCAAACCGGCGGTCAACTGACCGGTCAATCCACCGGTCCCGCCGACCCCGCCGGAGCCCAAAAGCCCGCCGGGCCCGCCGGACCCGCCGCTGCCGCCGTCCCCGCCGCTCCCGGAGGTGGCGCCGACCCCGCCGGCCCCGCCGGGACCGCCGTTGCCGAACAGCCACCCGCCTGATCCGCCCATGCCGCCGGCAATGCCGGGGCCGGACGCGCCGAACCCGCCGGCCCCGCCGGCGCCGCCGCTGCCCAACAGCCCGGCCGCGCCGCCGGCTCCGCCGGGCAGGCCGTTGGCGCCGGACCCGCCGGCACCGCCGTCGCCGAGCAACCACCCGCCGGGCGCCCCGGCGGCCCCGCTGCCCGCGGCGCCGGGGGCGCCGTTGCCGATCAGCGGGCGCCCGGTCAGGGCCAGGCTGGGCGCGTTGATCGCGTTGAGCGCCGCCGCGGGCAGCAACAATCCGTTGGCGCCGGTGGCGCCGCCGCTGCCCGCAGGCGCACCGAGCCCGCCGGTCCCACCGGCCCCGCCGATGCCGAGCAGCACGGCCCTGCCGCCGTCCCCGCCGACCCCGCCGGCGAACCCGGCGGCGCCCTGTGCGCCGGCACCGCCGGCACCGCCGTCGCCGAACACCAGCGCGCCGGAGCCGCCGGCGCCGCCGTCGCCGCCGGTCCCGGACAACGCGAACCCGCCCGCCCCTCCGGTGCCGCCGAAACCGATCAGGCCCGCGTTACCGCCGGCCGCGCCGTGGCCACCGCTGCCGGCGCCAAAGGTGTTGCCGCCGGCCCCGCCCGAGCCGCCGGAGCCCAGCCAGCCGGCGTGGCCGCCGACGCCGCCGGCCCCGCCGTTCCCGGAATAGCTGGTGCCTCCGGTGCCGCCGGCCCCGCCGTTGCCCAGCAGCGCGCCGGCCGCGCCGCCGACCCCGCCGGCACCCCCGTCCCCGGTGCCGCCCAATCCGCCGTTGCCGCCGTCGCCGCCGTACCCGGCCAGCAGGCCGCCGGCCCCGCCGGCACCGCCCGCCCCTCCGGTGTCGCCGGCTCCGCCGGTCCCGCCGACCCCGCCGCCGCCGAACAACACGCCGGCTCCACCAGACCCGCCGACCCCGCCGGTCCCGGTCGCCGCGAGCCCGCCCGTGCCGCCGACCCCGCCGCCGCCGAACAACCCGCCGGCCCCGCCCGCTCCACCGGTCCCACCGGTCCCGGTCGCCGCGAACCCGCCGGCCCCGCCAACCCCGCCGGTGCCCAGCAGCCAGCCGCCCTGCCCGCCCGCGCCACCGGCCGCGCCGGTGCCCCCGGCCCCGCCCGCCCCCCCGATGCCGATGAGCCCCGCGGCCCCGCCGGCCCCGCCGGCACCACCGGCCGCGCCGGACCCGCCGGCCCCACCGTCGCCGAGCAA is part of the Mycobacterium sp. HUMS_12744610 genome and encodes:
- a CDS encoding PE domain-containing protein: MPTVLIARPEALAAASADLSGIREAIGKATASWAPSTTNVAAAASDEVSVAIARLFGNYAQAYQALSAQAAAFQEQFAQALSGGAGSYAAAETANGSWLQTILDPLALEQSVVGTANAPILALTGRPLIGNGANGAPGTGANGGAGGWLLGDGGAGGSGAAGGAGGAGGAAGLIGIGGAGGAGGTGAAGGAGGQGGWLLGTGGVGGAGGFAATGTGGTGGAGGAGGLFGGGGVGGTGGLAATGTGGVGGSGGAGVLFGGGGVGGTGGAGDTGGAGGAGGAGGLLAGYGGDGGNGGLGGTGDGGAGGVGGAAGALLGNGGAGGTGGTSYSGNGGAGGVGGHAGWLGSGGSGGAGGNTFGAGSGGHGAAGGNAGLIGFGGTGGAGGFALSGTGGDGGAGGSGALVFGDGGAGGAGAQGAAGFAGGVGGDGGRAVLLGIGGAGGTGGLGAPAGSGGATGANGLLLPAAALNAINAPSLALTGRPLIGNGAPGAAGSGAAGAPGGWLLGDGGAGGSGANGLPGGAGGAAGLLGSGGAGGAGGFGASGPGIAGGMGGSGGWLFGNGGPGGAGGVGATSGSGGDGGSGGSGGPGGLLGSGGVGGTGGLTGQLTAGLRPGAGGAGGAGGPLSGLVGAGGGAGGVGGSSIQSDGGTGGVGGSGGPLFGSGGAGGDGGSSNDGTGGAGGAGGAGGALIGSGGTGGTGGSVLATGAAGGGGGLGGAGGSAGWLGSGGTGGAGGAAGGVAAGPGGQGGAGGNAILLGCGGAGGTGGFAATGTGGAGGHGGGGGTLLGNGGSGGAGADAAPGYSGGGGGTGGNAFLIGDGGNGGNGGNAATLALLGGPGTIGAGGLLFGRNGVPGLPMSQNLLVNPGFEIADPSGSGFSSVTIPGWTVTGTPTVIAYGTPRGYPSPTASPFPDLPRALGFPGIAPPGGGNNFAGGGPVGTSSISQTVDLSGALSRIDTGTTPYTLSGMLGGYLLDPSSASLKVTFLSANGVVLGTGSTGSVTALDRLGLTGFQPRDISGTIPVGTTSAVVTATFADHNPILGHYNNAYADNLSFTVGDPSLTAAPLTVPTSHVGQLDHVFLIYMENHGVGDIIGSPNAPYINALINTYGYADNYYALGHPSNPNYFRIMGGSDFGIDYNPTSNSINAPSLMQEMDQSGVSWAGYAQSMPYPGAITSSGNYAVDELPFAQFSYVYNNTPAYLQTHLLPLSQLGTNLQTPSTAPKFAWLAANEANNMEGPVSSPSNIANWLGSQLTTHQYNVSAGDQFVQQQVSTIQSSPTWTDPTQKDAIIITWDEDYNNLSLGIGNQGNNVPMIVIPNQGAVATGGMQSGHFVTNSYYNEYSLMATIEDSLGLNPLTYNDMYAQPMNAFWG